A stretch of DNA from Carassius carassius chromosome 22, fCarCar2.1, whole genome shotgun sequence:
agagagtTTCAGACAGTTTTTCTGTTATGTGGTAAAGTGGGGGGTACGGGAGATGGAGGAGGTGAAATGGTCCATGTTTAGGAGGTAGGGTGTCTGGGCTTTCAGAGGAAGAGATTTCAGAAGGGGAGATTTGCGTTTAGGGCTCTCATAGCCTGGGGGaaaaagctgttgagcagttCTCTGATGCTCTGGTACCGTCTTCCTGATGGTAGGAActggaagagactgtgggagggaTGGGTGTTCTTCACGATACTGTTTGCTTTGCTGGAGCATCGTTTGATGAAAATGTCTAGGATGGAGGGGAGAGGGGCACAGATGATCTTTGCAGCTGTGTTCACTGTCTGCTGGAGGGTCTTGCAGTCTGTTGCACTACAGTTCCTGTACCAGACAGTGATGTCTGGCCAGCTGGTCAGTACACTCTTAATGGTGTGCCTTCACGGAGAGTGACATAGTGTTAGTGGTCCAGCTGAGATCATCTGTAATGTGCACCCACATGAATTTAGTactgctgactctctccacagtcgagcTGTCAATGAGCAGTGGGGGCTGGTCAACATAGTTGTCGTCCATCACAACCTCCTTTGTCTTCTTCACACTGAGGGACAGGTTGTTAGTGGCACACCATTCAGCCAGTTGtgccacttcctctctgtagTGCGTTTCATCActgttgctgatgagacctaccaccgttgtgtcatccgcaaacttgatGTGGTTGGAGATGAACTTGgcagtgcagtcatgggtcagcagcgTGAAGAGCAGCGGGCtgagcacacagccttgtggagcacctgtgctcagtgtggtagtgcttGAGGTGTTGTGGCCGACACGGActgactgaggtcttccagttagaaagtccaggACCCAATTGAAGAAGTGTTAGGACATCTGTCAGCTGTGCAGCACAGTTCTCAGTACATGGCCAggtatgttgtcaggacccgCAGCCTTTCGTGGTTAATCCTATAGAGGGTCTTCCTTATGTCTGCTGGAGACGGAGCATCTGGTCGTTGGGAGGTATTGGCAGTGTTTGTGCAATAAAAAATTCCATGTCTGGTCAATCATCTattcagggccgctgctggccaaatgggtgccctaagcaggattgtattgttgtgccccccttcctcaaatatgacgatggaaaaaaaaacacctactataaggggtgaaaatagaacttaaatcaaataaaagagtaaatgaataaattgtattatttacaaattacaattgtagctcttacatttacctatggctataactttattatgactctaatttattgtatagtctcaagcattcagaaatcatgcaaaaggaaattaagcagttttacttataaaaccatggtttatttttgtaagggttgtgatatgcacgtttttttgttgaagaaattataaaggctgtgtcatctatagcaaaaaggtggccaaaaataaaagattaagtgaatatttgaattaaatgtttggtcagtagcctaaacaaggatttgattctcctgtaagtgtaactgaagcaattacatggcatctggctccctttgcaggcatttgtaataatgtacataaattgtttattttgtatttgcctacattatgtattttaacagtgttttcattattgcctcatagtttttatatatataatacattatgcctttaagtcattttaaatgctattgatgtcttaggtctgtttttatagcaacaacaaaaaaatattacagtatattaatacgtctttgtaaattattatttgaaataacaaaaccatggttaatttggatttaccatggctacaagaacgatgatttgtggtgttattgttaaaaccatgggtaatttgcGTAAggcaacctgaaaaaaaaaactttcagaagaatgtgcctgaaagtgataaacgggccttgtttttacctaaatgattttaatgttttttctacaggaggaaaacactTACCAGAGACTTTgtgcattgcattcatattctgctgttctgtggccatgGATCTgctggtcttgtctttttcttgcaggaccctgtattttatagtactaaattagtttaaatcatttaatcacCACCGCAGTGTCTTGTCTCCAgtggcaacacgcacgatttgtgttgattgcaagtgatgtcgcaggtagcagagagtgcaagtGGTGATTGCAACTGactttgtaatttagtttattttttcttgtcttcaccacctggctactgttgtaaaattgttgcgagattcaaacaaaaagttatcaataaatagaacaaaataaaaaaagacaacctTGCAAGTCTTTTCAGCCAGACCCTTCTTGCTTGCTTGGACTGACACAACTCTGCTTTCACTGGCTTAGTGAATCTAGAATCTAGCAAGCATGTTGTTGGTTTGGAGGTCTGTTGCTGTGTGTTAAAttgtatttgtcttttttcacttTAGAACTGATGGTgcttaaagaggagagtgaagtaCTATCTGAAAAGGAAGAGAAAGATCACTATGAGAAAATAGATCACGATTTCAAGAATGGAGAAAAATTTGGTGAAACTGAAAAATCTTCCTCATTAAAAGGGGCTCAGAAAACCGGATTAAACAGTTACTTCACTTGccatcagtgtggaaaaagtttcactCAAAAAGGAACCCTTAAAagccacatgagagttcacaatggagagaagccttatacatgcactcagtgtggaaagagttttacatataaacacactCTTAATGaccacatgaggattcacactggagaaaagcctttcatctgccaacagtgtggaaaacatttcactcaaaaacaaaaccttacagtccacatgagaattcacagtggagagaaaccttacatgtGCCATCAGTGTGGACAGAGTTTCAAGCATAACAAAAACCTTTATAGCCACATAAGAAGTCACGCTAGAGAGATTCCTTTCACCTGCAAACTGTGTGGCAAGAAATTCTCTAATAAAGAAATTCTTAATGCTCACATAAGAATTGACACTAAGAACGAATTCACCTGCCAACATATGTGCTCAACGTGGATGTTTCACACATAAAAAAGCTATTTGAATGGTCGGCGAGGAAAGAGTTTCAGATTTAAGTAATTCTTAATTGCCACATGAAATCACAAATCATGGTTTTATGTCAtcagtgatggagggaaaacTTAGGGACTCATTTGCAACTATTATAGAAGGTTCAAACCATCACTGATGCTCTAGAAAGGAAAACGATGCATTAAGAGTCAGAATGAAGAGGTGTACATTTTTCTTAgcctaaatatcttttttttttcatttagtacttCCCTTTAGAAGATACTTGGATGTTtcacagaagacaaaataagttaaaataaccTGTTCTTCTGTAATAGTTGCATACAAGGGACACATCAACAAcgatcacaaaacaaaaaaactcagcCGTGAATCATCCAGTTAACCACACATTATTAAGAATCAAGCATTTTGAATGGGGTggtttttataaattcaactattattttctcttgtggaatATTATGTCAATGTCTTTTATGTGGAAAATGTTACTCAgatcagtactaaataaaaaaataacatgcattttgtatgatcactcttattttggtaaaataattaacattttgcagattctgcaatGTCtacagcag
This window harbors:
- the LOC132099143 gene encoding gastrula zinc finger protein XlCGF49.1-like isoform X2, which gives rise to MMFIKEESEDVRIEETIGVKQEDTEEQTELMVLKEESEVLSEKEEKDHYEKIDHDFKNGEKFGETEKSSSLKGAQKTGLNSYFTCHQCGKSFTQKGTLKSHMRVHNGEKPYTCTQCGKSFTYKHTLNDHMRIHTGEKPFICQQCGKHFTQKQNLTVHMRIHSGEKPYMCHQCGQSFKHNKNLYSHIRSHAREIPFTCKLCGKKFSNKEILNAHIRIDTKNEFTCQHMCSTWMFHT